The Candidatus Methylomirabilis lanthanidiphila genome includes a window with the following:
- a CDS encoding nitrogen regulatory protein P-II 1, whose protein sequence is MKKIEAIIKPFKLDEVKSALAEVGIQGLTVSEVKGFGRQKGHTELYRGSEYTIDFLPKVKIEVVVPDDKCDKVVETILSSAKTGRIGDGKIFIVSIDEVVRIRTGERGEAAI, encoded by the coding sequence ATGAAGAAGATCGAGGCGATCATTAAGCCCTTCAAGCTTGATGAGGTGAAGAGCGCTCTGGCGGAAGTGGGAATTCAGGGTCTCACCGTAAGCGAAGTGAAGGGTTTTGGTCGGCAGAAAGGGCACACCGAACTGTACAGAGGTAGTGAATACACCATAGACTTTCTGCCTAAGGTGAAGATCGAAGTCGTTGTTCCGGACGATAAGTGCGATAAGGTTGTGGAGACGATCCTCTCTTCGGCGAAGACCGGTCGCATTGGAGACGGAAAGATCTTTATCGTATCGATCGACGAGGTTGTCCGGATCCGGACCGGTGAGAGGGGCGAAGCGGCGATTTAA
- a CDS encoding galactose-1-phosphate uridylyltransferase has product MPQLRKDPITSRWVIISTERGKRPLDFPTAPTPRAVGFCPFCPGNEDKTPPEIMAYRKNGNSSDRRGWSLRVVPNKFPALQIEGDLERAGEGIYDKMHGLGAHEVIIESPNHNDVLSAMPEERVEEVLWAYRDRILDLRKDDRFQYILIFKNHGEQAGASLEHPHSQLIATPIVPKRAREEVDGAKAYFDYKDRCIFCDMIRQELQQELRIIAQNDEFVAMAPFASRFPFETWILPRRHEPFFEDAQKHDMVSCSRILKEVLGRMSQVLVNPPYNYLIHSLPLQETEVNHYHWHIEIMPTLVKVAGFEWGTGFYINPVLPEDAARYLREARL; this is encoded by the coding sequence ATGCCGCAACTCCGTAAAGATCCGATCACTTCGCGATGGGTCATTATTTCGACAGAACGGGGGAAGCGCCCGTTGGACTTTCCAACCGCGCCGACGCCCAGAGCGGTTGGGTTCTGCCCGTTCTGCCCGGGGAATGAAGACAAAACGCCGCCTGAGATCATGGCCTACCGGAAGAACGGTAACTCATCAGATCGTAGGGGATGGAGTCTGCGCGTTGTTCCGAATAAGTTCCCCGCGCTCCAGATCGAGGGAGACCTGGAACGGGCGGGTGAGGGGATCTACGATAAGATGCACGGGTTGGGGGCGCATGAGGTGATCATTGAGTCTCCCAACCACAATGACGTACTCTCCGCCATGCCGGAGGAACGGGTGGAAGAAGTCCTGTGGGCCTACCGAGACCGGATACTCGATCTCAGGAAAGACGATCGGTTCCAATACATCTTGATCTTTAAAAATCACGGTGAGCAGGCCGGCGCCTCCCTGGAACACCCTCACTCTCAGCTTATTGCGACCCCCATCGTTCCGAAGCGGGCAAGAGAAGAGGTTGATGGCGCCAAGGCCTACTTCGATTATAAGGATCGATGCATCTTTTGCGACATGATCCGCCAGGAACTTCAGCAGGAGCTGAGAATCATTGCGCAGAATGATGAGTTTGTTGCGATGGCGCCATTTGCATCGCGCTTTCCGTTCGAGACGTGGATCCTTCCCCGGCGGCATGAACCGTTCTTCGAAGATGCACAGAAGCACGACATGGTGAGCTGTTCGAGGATCCTGAAGGAGGTTCTTGGTAGAATGAGTCAGGTGCTCGTTAATCCTCCCTATAACTACCTGATTCACAGCCTGCCGCTTCAGGAGACCGAGGTGAATCATTATCACTGGCACATTGAGATCATGCCGACACTCGTCAAGGTGGCGGGTTTCGAGTGGGGGACTGGTTTCTATATCAATCCCGTTCTTCCGGAAGACGCAGCCAGATATCTCCGTGAGGCACGGCTGTAG
- the glnA gene encoding glutamine synthetase, which yields MTPKDVVKLANERGAKIVDFRFIDLPGLWQHFSMSSRELTEDLFADGIGFDGSSIRGFQQIHESDMLLIPDPTTAMMDPYAAVPTLVLICNVMDPVTRQLYSRDPRYIAQKAEAYLKSTAMADTCYFGPELEFFVFDDVRFDQSYQHGYYFIDSEEGFWNAGKEEKPNLAYKPRYKQGYFPVPPMDKLQDLRSEMMLALESVGVAIEVHHHEVATAGQCEIDMRFDTLTKMADKVQWYKYCVKNTARKHGKTATFMPKPIFQDNGSGMHVHQSLWKGGKNAFWELGGYGDLSAMARYYIGGLLKHAPALCAFIAPTTNSYRRLVPGYEAPINLVYSQRNRSAAARIPLYSKSEKAKRIEFRTPDPSCNAYLAFSALLMAGIDGIQNKIDPGQPIDKDLYELEPEEAMGIKQLPGSLGEVLDALEADHEFLLRGDVFTPDLIDTWIDYKRKNEVDPIRLRPHPWEFALYFDI from the coding sequence ATGACACCGAAGGACGTCGTCAAGCTGGCGAACGAGCGAGGCGCAAAGATCGTCGACTTCAGGTTCATCGACCTGCCCGGCCTGTGGCAGCATTTTTCTATGTCCAGCCGAGAATTGACGGAAGATCTGTTCGCGGACGGGATCGGGTTCGACGGTTCCTCCATTCGTGGCTTCCAGCAGATCCACGAATCGGATATGCTCCTGATTCCTGATCCGACAACGGCGATGATGGATCCCTATGCGGCTGTTCCCACCTTGGTCCTGATCTGCAATGTCATGGATCCGGTGACACGGCAGCTCTATAGTCGGGACCCGAGGTATATTGCGCAAAAGGCCGAGGCGTACCTGAAGTCGACGGCGATGGCGGATACCTGTTACTTCGGTCCGGAGCTGGAGTTCTTTGTCTTTGACGACGTTCGCTTCGATCAGAGCTATCAACACGGCTACTACTTCATCGATTCGGAGGAGGGATTTTGGAACGCCGGGAAGGAGGAAAAGCCGAACCTGGCGTACAAGCCTCGCTACAAGCAGGGGTATTTTCCTGTGCCGCCGATGGACAAGCTCCAGGACCTTCGCTCGGAGATGATGCTGGCGCTCGAGTCTGTTGGGGTTGCCATCGAGGTTCACCACCATGAGGTCGCAACAGCCGGCCAGTGCGAGATCGACATGCGGTTCGATACGCTGACCAAAATGGCCGACAAGGTGCAGTGGTACAAGTACTGCGTGAAGAATACTGCTCGCAAGCATGGCAAGACGGCCACCTTCATGCCCAAGCCGATCTTTCAGGACAACGGCTCCGGCATGCACGTCCACCAGAGTCTTTGGAAGGGCGGCAAGAACGCCTTCTGGGAGCTCGGAGGTTATGGAGATCTCTCCGCGATGGCGCGCTATTACATCGGTGGATTGCTGAAGCACGCGCCGGCGCTCTGCGCCTTTATCGCGCCCACTACCAATTCGTACCGACGGCTCGTACCGGGCTACGAGGCGCCGATTAACCTTGTGTACAGCCAACGCAACCGATCGGCGGCCGCCAGGATTCCTCTCTATTCAAAGAGTGAGAAGGCCAAGCGGATCGAGTTCCGAACGCCCGATCCCAGTTGCAATGCCTACCTGGCCTTCAGCGCGTTGCTGATGGCGGGTATTGACGGCATTCAGAACAAGATTGACCCGGGGCAGCCGATCGATAAGGACCTGTATGAACTTGAGCCGGAAGAGGCGATGGGGATCAAGCAGCTACCAGGAAGCCTTGGCGAGGTCCTGGATGCCCTGGAGGCTGACCACGAGTTTCTTTTGAGGGGCGATGTCTTCACCCCGGATCTCATCGATACCTGGATCGACTATAAACGGAAGAATGAGGTCGATCCGATCCGGCTCCGCCCCCACCCCTGGGAGTTCGCCCTCTACTTCGATATCTAA